The DNA sequence TTATCATTGGAGGGATTGTTCTCATAATGTTAATTAATCCTTTAAATAATATAGAAACATATTTATTTGGAGAACTATTATAAGCTGTAAAATAACTTAAAACAAATCCTATAATTCCTGAAAAAAAAGTTGCAAATAAAGCAATTAACAAACTGTCCCAAACTCCACTTATAATTTTAGGAAAATAACTTAAATTTAAATGACACATTCTTACTAAAATTACTTTTCCTTGTAAAATTCCCTTTAAAAATCTTTCACCACTAATATTAAAATAATTTTTCAAGACAAATAACATAAGAGCTACAAAAAAGAATATAAAAATTTTTTTTAAGTAATCATACAAAATAAAATTACAACAAGTATTTATTTTAAATTTCACTATCTTTTTTTCACTTCTTATAAACAAACTTAAAAAATCAATACTTAAAATTAATAAAAATAAAATTAATATAATAGTTGCTAAATTGTCATATCTTAAATGATTTAAATCTCTCCACATTATTTGTCCTATTCCACCAGCTCCTACAAATCCTAATATAGTTGCACTTCTTATATTACTTTCTAGTACTATAAAGAAAGTCGATACTATATGTTTTCTCAATTCTGGCATAACTGAATATTTCATCATTTGGATTTTAGAAGCACCTATAGCTAGAGTTGAATTTAATATATTCTCTCCTATTTCTTCCACTCTTTCTCTTAATAATTTTTGAGATATTAAAAAAGCTATTATCATCAAAGCTATGGTTCCTGAAAACTTTCCAATACTAAAAACACTAACTAATATAGCTGCCCATATTAAACTAGGTATCGTTCTTAATATAGCAAAAATTCTATTAAGTACACTGGAGACCACCTTTGAAAAACATACATTTTCTGAAGTTAAAAATATAAAAGGTATTGATAGGATAATACCTAAAAAAGACCCTATTACACTCATTTGTATAGTATCAAAAAGAGCTTCCCATACAACATCACTATAAGAAAAATTTGGTTTTAATATCCTTTTTAATAAATCTAACATATCTGGAAGACCATTTATAAAAATAAAAATATCAAAATTTATAAAGTAAACTAAAAATATAACAATAACTAAAATAGAAGAATAAAATTTTAGTTTTTTTCTTCTGTTTTTATGTATATATTCTTCTAAGGATGTCATCTGTCAGTTCACTTCCTTTCCCATCAAATATAATTTTTCCTTCTTTTAAAGCTACTATTCTTTTAGCATACTTTTTAGCTAAACTTACATCATGTAAATTTATAATTATTGAAATTTTATATTTCTCATTAATAATCTCAAAATATTTCATTATATTTTCAGAAGTTGCAATATCTAAACTTGCAACTGGTTCATCAGCTAAGATTAATTTAGGATTTTGCATAATAACTTTAGCAATTGATACCCTCTGTTTTTGACCACCACTAAGTTCATCAGCTCTAACAAAGGCTTTTTCTTCTAAAGAAACTTTTTTTAAAACATCCATTGCATTTTTGTATTCTTCTTTTTTAAAAATTCCTAATAAGGATTCAAAGGAAGATTTATATCCAAGCCTTCCTATTAAAACATTTTCAATTACACTTAATCTGTCAATTAAATTATAATCTTGAAAAATAAATCCTATTTCTCTTCTTAATTTTTTTAGTTCTCTTGAATTTGATAAGGTTATATCATCTTTTCCAATAAATATATGTCCTTTTTTAGGTTTTACTAATAAATTTATTGACTTAATTAATGATGATTTACCACTTCCTGAAGATCCTATAATAGCAACGAATTCTCCATCATGAACCTCTAAGCTCAAATCTTCTATTGCTTCAAATTTCTCATAGACAACTTTCAAATTTTCAATTTTTAACATAAATTTCTCCTATTTTTCAAGATCTATATCCATCAATTTTGCAGTTGTTCTTATACTATCAAAGTCAGAATCATCTGCTTCTTCAAAACCATAGATACTAAATAATTTTGATGTTATTTCCTTTGATTTTTCACTATTTAATCCCTTAAGTAATCCTATTTTTATCTCTTCCTTTGTTTTCTCATCCATATCTCCACGAACTGTAACACTTATATATGGAATATTTTCAGAATATCCAAATATTCTCGTATCATCTAATACATTTTTAAATTCTTTTTTATATTTATTTCTAGCTCCTTCAAAAACTGCTATTAAATCCACATCTCCATTTAAAAGAAGTTGAATTGATTTATCGTGTCCTCCACTGTATATAACTTTTATATCCTTATCTATGTCTATGCCATTTTTCTTTAAATAAGCACCTGGATATAAATAACCTGAAGATGAGGAAGGATCCACAAAAGCCACTCTTTTACCTTTCAAATCATTTAGAGAGAAAATATTACTATCTTTTCTAACTACAAATTCTGAACGATAAAAAGATGCCCCGTGTTTATTTAAAGCTTTTAATATAACCTGAGCTCCGCTTTCTTTATTTGCAAGAACATAAGCAAAGGGAGGAATAATTCCAAAATCAACCTTAGAAGATCCCATAGCTTCAATAACTCCAACATAATTAGTAGCTGTAAATACTTCTACTTTTTTCCCAATGGCCTCTGATAAAATTTCTGAAAGTGGTTTTACTGAATCAACTAATTTATCACCGTCAATTAATGGAACAAATCCCATAATCAATGTATCTTTATCTTTTTTTTGTCCACATCCTGTTAACGTTACTAATATTGTCAAAAGAACTACCACTATACTTATAAATTTTTTCCTCATAATACCCTCCTTAATATCTATGTATATTATACTTATATCTTTTATAAAGAGTATAACATGATAAAATATAGGTGTACACCATTACAAGTAAAATTGTACTAACACAATCATAAAAAAGGCAAAGCTTTTAAGCTTTGCCTTTTTATTCTATATTTTTTCTGAGATAATTTTAAATGCTTTTTCTGATGCTTTTAAATAATTAGAAATATCCTCATCTGAGTGAGCTAAAGAAATAAAATTAGCTTCAAACTGTGAAGGAGGAATAACTATTCCCTCTTCTAACATAATATTGAAATATTTTGCATAATCACTTATATTTGAAGTTAATGCATCATCTAAATTTTCAACTAATTCTTTATTTGTAAAGAAAATAGTAAATAAGGAACCTATATTATTTACACAAGCTGAAATTTTATAGTTTTTTATTAATTTTCTTATTTCATCAGCTATATAATTAGTTTTAATTTCTAATTCTTTATAAATTCTATCTTTATTTTCATATAAATAATTTATTGTTTCAAATCCAGCTCTAACAGATATTGGATTTCCAGATAGTGTACCTGCATGATAAACTCTTCCAACTGGTGCTATTAAATCCATTATTTCTTTTTTCCCACCAAAGGCTCCAACAGGGTATCCTCCACCTATTATTTTTCCTATAGTTGTTATATCAGGAATTACTCCATAATATTCTTGAGCTCCTCCCAATGAAATCCTAAACCCAGTAATGACTTCATCAAATATTAAAACTGTATTTGTTTCTGTACATATTCTTCTTATGGATTTTAAAAAATTTATATCAGTTTTTATTACCCCCATATTAGCTGGAATTACTTC is a window from the Fusobacterium sp. IOR10 genome containing:
- a CDS encoding ABC transporter permease, coding for MTSLEEYIHKNRRKKLKFYSSILVIVIFLVYFINFDIFIFINGLPDMLDLLKRILKPNFSYSDVVWEALFDTIQMSVIGSFLGIILSIPFIFLTSENVCFSKVVSSVLNRIFAILRTIPSLIWAAILVSVFSIGKFSGTIALMIIAFLISQKLLRERVEEIGENILNSTLAIGASKIQMMKYSVMPELRKHIVSTFFIVLESNIRSATILGFVGAGGIGQIMWRDLNHLRYDNLATIILILFLLILSIDFLSLFIRSEKKIVKFKINTCCNFILYDYLKKIFIFFFVALMLFVLKNYFNISGERFLKGILQGKVILVRMCHLNLSYFPKIISGVWDSLLIALFATFFSGIIGFVLSYFTAYNSSPNKYVSILFKGLINIMRTIPPMIIAIIFFRGIGPGKLAGALALTVYTSGTLTKMYSEIIENVNKNVEDSIRSTGAKKVGIYVSGLYKETYPSFIGILLYRLESNIRNSTILGIIGAGGIGTLLNMNIIWRNWENVGLIVVAIGLMIGTIDILSKKIRMRVK
- the hemL gene encoding glutamate-1-semialdehyde 2,1-aminomutase, whose product is MDNSNSNKIFKEAKKYIPGGVNSPVRAFQSVKREAPIFVKKALGSKLWDEDNNEYIDFICSWGPMILGHNFKNVIEGVREAIENGSSYGLPTKLEVELAELIVKCCPSIEKVRLTTSGTEATMSAVRLARAYTNRNKILKFQGCYHGHSDALLVKSGSGLLTEGYQDSNGITDGVLKDTLTIQFGDIKNLEKILKTKEVACLIMEVIPANMGVIKTDINFLKSIRRICTETNTVLIFDEVITGFRISLGGAQEYYGVIPDITTIGKIIGGGYPVGAFGGKKEIMDLIAPVGRVYHAGTLSGNPISVRAGFETINYLYENKDRIYKELEIKTNYIADEIRKLIKNYKISACVNNIGSLFTIFFTNKELVENLDDALTSNISDYAKYFNIMLEEGIVIPPSQFEANFISLAHSDEDISNYLKASEKAFKIISEKI
- the phnC gene encoding phosphonate ABC transporter ATP-binding protein gives rise to the protein MLKIENLKVVYEKFEAIEDLSLEVHDGEFVAIIGSSGSGKSSLIKSINLLVKPKKGHIFIGKDDITLSNSRELKKLRREIGFIFQDYNLIDRLSVIENVLIGRLGYKSSFESLLGIFKKEEYKNAMDVLKKVSLEEKAFVRADELSGGQKQRVSIAKVIMQNPKLILADEPVASLDIATSENIMKYFEIINEKYKISIIINLHDVSLAKKYAKRIVALKEGKIIFDGKGSELTDDILRRIYT
- the phnD gene encoding phosphate/phosphite/phosphonate ABC transporter substrate-binding protein; its protein translation is MRKKFISIVVVLLTILVTLTGCGQKKDKDTLIMGFVPLIDGDKLVDSVKPLSEILSEAIGKKVEVFTATNYVGVIEAMGSSKVDFGIIPPFAYVLANKESGAQVILKALNKHGASFYRSEFVVRKDSNIFSLNDLKGKRVAFVDPSSSSGYLYPGAYLKKNGIDIDKDIKVIYSGGHDKSIQLLLNGDVDLIAVFEGARNKYKKEFKNVLDDTRIFGYSENIPYISVTVRGDMDEKTKEEIKIGLLKGLNSEKSKEITSKLFSIYGFEEADDSDFDSIRTTAKLMDIDLEK